In Candidatus Desulfatibia profunda, one genomic interval encodes:
- a CDS encoding OadG family protein has protein sequence MMTKTTKRFFTRILWTGLIPALLLIAAIPRSATGISFGEDLEKPRPEFVREGNKITAKLIPRAKSTSVLIHFKAAGGNLAEVEGMDFAEAKHPGVDNKDFKSELFVIKINQITPGAEVKVSITSAFFTSSTQFWVFNKQLKAPWTNAEAQNLSHPDLVQELVIAVKDGGPFDSDGVADGRITFVGGVKDSFWGYALGTLFIRFFGIFLVLGVLMIGMILSGKIFQLVDKKAFAAEKRIEPQFGAAQEDVGPAEIEEKVSPELATAVSLALHMHFSSLRCQEPVYFFTPEVTPWARQGRERLMNARFAILNRGNRLQNR, from the coding sequence ATGATGACAAAAACAACCAAAAGATTTTTTACCAGAATTCTTTGGACGGGGCTCATTCCCGCATTGTTGCTGATCGCTGCAATTCCGCGGAGCGCCACCGGGATCTCGTTCGGTGAGGATTTGGAGAAACCCAGACCCGAATTTGTCCGCGAGGGTAATAAGATCACGGCCAAACTCATTCCGCGTGCAAAAAGCACCAGCGTTCTGATTCATTTTAAGGCTGCGGGCGGCAATCTCGCCGAAGTTGAAGGCATGGACTTTGCGGAGGCCAAGCATCCCGGCGTGGATAACAAAGACTTCAAATCCGAACTGTTTGTAATCAAAATCAACCAGATAACCCCGGGCGCCGAAGTCAAGGTCTCCATAACATCGGCTTTTTTCACCAGTTCGACCCAATTCTGGGTATTTAACAAACAACTAAAAGCGCCCTGGACGAACGCTGAAGCCCAAAACTTGAGCCACCCCGATTTGGTCCAGGAACTGGTGATTGCTGTCAAAGACGGCGGACCTTTCGACAGCGACGGGGTTGCCGACGGCCGGATTACCTTCGTGGGGGGGGTCAAGGACTCTTTTTGGGGTTACGCTCTGGGAACCCTTTTTATCCGGTTTTTCGGTATCTTCCTGGTCCTCGGCGTCCTCATGATCGGCATGATCCTTTCGGGCAAGATCTTCCAGCTCGTTGACAAGAAGGCGTTCGCAGCCGAAAAAAGGATTGAACCCCAGTTCGGCGCTGCCCAAGAGGACGTCGGACCTGCCGAGATTGAAGAAAAAGTCAGCCCGGAACTGGCAACAGCCGTTTCCTTGGCACTTCATATGCATTTTTCGTCGCTCCGATGCCAGGAGCCTGTTTATTTTTTCACTCCGGAGGTCACGCCTTGGGCCCGCCAGGGGCGTGAACGCCTCATGAACGCCAGATTCGCAATCCTTAACCGCGGTAATCGCTTACAAAATCGGTGA
- a CDS encoding universal stress protein: MFKKVLAATDLVTICDSPVLTGAKIARQNNAKLYILHVLESASPKDRHLVKHYKTGQEIPAGKAYEQTVKKEINRIYQQALESCDDFEIKITIGFPWKEIIRWARAEETDLIVLGPHSLRAREKGVVRVTGKIGSTIEGVLRRENCPVMIVNKPVPNEKLKFKNVMVSIDFSRSCECALAFAIKIAQKFSSTLFLFHMLPVPPYPKYSRRDYEADIKNLKKRLEVFCQDIPAEIDHQYHLWGGALPHLEILKGAEKHAIDLIVMGSHTKEKTGKWYLGSVVEQVSCKSVCPVVVVTDPGVLLPWEDDLKDKTQADREIDRLIHVFSSKQSG; this comes from the coding sequence ATGTTTAAAAAAGTCCTGGCGGCAACCGATCTGGTCACAATTTGCGATTCACCGGTTTTGACCGGGGCCAAAATTGCCAGGCAAAACAATGCCAAATTGTATATTCTGCATGTGCTCGAATCAGCATCTCCCAAAGATCGGCATTTGGTAAAACATTATAAAACCGGACAGGAAATCCCGGCCGGAAAAGCGTACGAACAAACCGTTAAAAAGGAAATAAACAGAATCTATCAGCAAGCCCTGGAGTCCTGCGACGACTTTGAAATCAAAATTACCATAGGTTTTCCCTGGAAGGAAATTATTAGATGGGCCAGGGCAGAGGAAACCGACTTGATCGTTCTGGGGCCGCATTCGCTCAGGGCCCGGGAAAAGGGAGTGGTAAGGGTAACCGGAAAGATCGGGAGTACCATCGAAGGCGTTTTAAGGCGGGAAAATTGTCCCGTAATGATCGTCAACAAGCCGGTTCCAAATGAAAAGCTGAAGTTTAAAAACGTCATGGTAAGTATCGACTTTTCCAGGTCCTGTGAATGTGCCTTGGCGTTTGCCATCAAAATAGCGCAAAAATTCAGCTCAACACTTTTCCTGTTTCACATGCTGCCGGTACCGCCTTACCCCAAATATTCCCGCCGGGATTATGAAGCGGATATTAAAAATTTGAAGAAACGACTTGAAGTTTTTTGTCAAGACATCCCGGCTGAGATCGATCATCAATACCATCTTTGGGGGGGGGCCTTACCTCATTTGGAGATTCTAAAAGGTGCTGAAAAGCATGCGATCGACCTTATTGTGATGGGTTCGCATACCAAAGAAAAGACCGGAAAATGGTATCTAGGCAGTGTTGTCGAACAAGTAAGCTGCAAGTCTGTGTGCCCGGTTGTCGTTGTCACAGATCCCGGGGTTTTGTTGCCGTGGGAAGACGATCTGAAGGATAAAACCCAAGCGGACAGGGAAATCGACCGGCTGATCCATGTTTTCAGCAGCAAACAAAGCGGTTAA
- a CDS encoding DUF2283 domain-containing protein, whose product MKLKIDNEADALYLTLDESDAVESEEVSPGIIVDYNADNHVVGIEMLYLSKRTPKLDTGRLLFETAPASRPPESDEMELSKS is encoded by the coding sequence ATGAAACTTAAAATTGATAATGAAGCCGATGCTCTATATCTGACCCTTGATGAATCGGATGCCGTGGAATCGGAAGAGGTTTCACCCGGAATTATTGTGGACTATAACGCCGATAACCATGTGGTCGGTATCGAAATGCTTTACCTGTCCAAAAGGACTCCGAAACTGGATACGGGAAGGCTTCTTTTTGAAACGGCGCCGGCATCGCGTCCCCCGGAGTCTGATGAGATGGAACTGTCCAAATCCTGA
- a CDS encoding DNA-processing protein DprA, with the protein MAGRKIVGSLLKLQVIVRNSQSYPDLLDKRLGKDAPVRLWAIGCLDLINIPKTALFCSKSCPGDAILKAMDQAQKWRNQGRCVISGFHSPIEKECLQILLRGVQPIIICPARSLERMRIPMEWRGGIEAGRILLLSPFESSQRRFTAVLSEQRNKLVAALADEVYFAHATPGGKTARLAEQISGWGIPINK; encoded by the coding sequence ATGGCTGGGAGGAAGATAGTTGGATCTTTGCTAAAATTGCAGGTGATTGTCCGCAATAGCCAATCCTACCCGGATCTGCTGGACAAACGTCTGGGTAAAGATGCTCCTGTCCGACTTTGGGCAATCGGCTGCCTGGATTTGATCAATATCCCAAAAACCGCGCTTTTCTGCTCTAAAAGCTGCCCGGGCGATGCCATCCTTAAGGCCATGGATCAGGCCCAAAAATGGCGCAACCAGGGCCGATGCGTTATCAGTGGTTTTCATTCGCCTATTGAAAAAGAATGCCTCCAGATATTGCTGCGCGGTGTTCAGCCGATCATTATCTGTCCTGCGCGCAGCCTTGAAAGGATGAGAATTCCAATGGAATGGCGAGGGGGCATTGAAGCAGGCCGGATTTTGCTCTTATCCCCCTTTGAGTCCTCGCAGCGCCGCTTCACTGCCGTACTCTCAGAACAGCGCAATAAACTGGTAGCCGCTCTGGCCGATGAGGTTTACTTTGCCCATGCCACTCCCGGAGGAAAAACGGCGCGACTTGCTGAACAAATTTCCGGATGGGGCATTCCTATTAATAAATGA
- a CDS encoding sodium ion-translocating decarboxylase subunit beta gives EASPVAFIGGSAGPTTIDLAAKLAPHLLGANALAAYSYMAMVPLIQPPIMRLMTTPEQRRIKMRQLRPVSAREKLFFPLIATIFIIILIPAVAPLMGMFMFGNFMRECGVVKRLSDTAQNAMMNIVTILLGLSVGATMQAEVFLNWKPMLIFGFGLLDFVICTFGGILTVHIMNLFLKEKMNPLIGSAGVSAVPMAARVSQVEGLKADPDNWLIMHAMGPNLAGVIGSASAAGMFIAMFM, from the coding sequence GGAGGCCTCTCCGGTGGCCTTCATCGGCGGGTCCGCCGGACCCACGACAATCGACCTTGCCGCCAAGCTGGCGCCTCACCTCCTTGGTGCCAATGCCCTGGCAGCCTATTCTTACATGGCCATGGTACCCCTGATCCAGCCGCCCATCATGCGCCTGATGACCACCCCCGAGCAGCGCCGGATCAAGATGCGGCAGCTCAGGCCTGTATCGGCTCGGGAAAAGCTTTTCTTTCCCCTCATTGCCACTATTTTCATCATCATTCTTATCCCGGCGGTGGCCCCCTTGATGGGAATGTTCATGTTCGGAAATTTCATGCGCGAGTGCGGGGTGGTAAAGCGTCTTTCCGATACGGCCCAAAACGCCATGATGAATATTGTGACCATCCTTTTGGGGCTTTCGGTGGGAGCAACCATGCAGGCCGAGGTCTTTCTGAACTGGAAGCCGATGCTCATCTTCGGTTTCGGCCTGCTGGACTTTGTCATATGCACCTTCGGCGGCATCCTTACAGTCCACATCATGAACCTGTTTTTAAAAGAAAAAATGAACCCCCTGATCGGCTCAGCCGGGGTTTCGGCCGTACCGATGGCCGCCCGCGTTTCTCAAGTAGAAGGTCTCAAGGCCGACCCTGACAACTGGCTGATCATGCACGCCATGGGCCCTAACCTGGCGGGCGTGATCGGCTCAGCATCGGCCGCCGGCATGTTCATCGCCATGTTCATGTAG
- a CDS encoding DUF4258 domain-containing protein has product MINYKLTHHAEDALVKRKIKKEWLGRVLAFPQRIEPDATDPILEHRLAEISECENRVLRVIINPHTNPIRVVTLFFDRKIRGKL; this is encoded by the coding sequence ATGATAAACTATAAATTAACCCATCATGCCGAGGATGCACTGGTCAAGCGCAAGATTAAAAAGGAATGGCTGGGGCGGGTGCTGGCATTCCCTCAGCGAATTGAGCCGGACGCAACCGATCCAATACTGGAACACCGGCTGGCGGAAATTTCCGAGTGTGAAAATCGTGTGCTTCGTGTTATAATCAATCCCCATACAAACCCTATACGAGTGGTAACACTTTTTTTTGACCGTAAGATCAGAGGTAAGCTATGA
- a CDS encoding type II toxin-antitoxin system VapC family toxin, translating to MTAPKVVIDTNIVSYMMRGQAEAQAYVKHLQGNLLAISFITVGELFYGAEKARWGAQRRLRLETTLRNFLVIPYDYETAKTYARILVDCERNGRPISFSDAWIAACALRHSVPLVTHNAKDFQFVSGLKVITEAVESR from the coding sequence ATGACTGCGCCAAAGGTTGTGATCGATACCAACATCGTATCCTATATGATGCGGGGGCAGGCCGAAGCGCAAGCATATGTAAAACATCTCCAGGGTAATCTTCTCGCTATCTCTTTTATTACGGTTGGTGAGCTTTTCTATGGGGCTGAAAAGGCTCGGTGGGGAGCGCAACGGCGTTTAAGGCTCGAAACCACTTTACGCAACTTCCTTGTAATTCCTTATGATTATGAAACAGCAAAGACCTATGCACGGATTCTTGTTGACTGCGAGCGCAACGGCCGGCCGATTTCATTTAGCGATGCCTGGATTGCCGCCTGCGCTTTAAGGCATTCGGTTCCCTTGGTAACTCATAATGCTAAAGATTTTCAATTTGTATCAGGTTTAAAAGTGATTACAGAAGCTGTCGAAAGCAGATAG
- a CDS encoding acetyl-CoA carboxylase biotin carboxyl carrier protein subunit (composes the biotin carboxyl carrier protein subunit of the acetyl-CoA carboxylase complex, the enzyme that catalyzes the carboxylation of acetyl-CoA to malonyl-CoA, which in turn controls the rate of fatty acid metabolism): MKYKIAISAQKFEIEIGEIREGIAQVNVNGEPFEVLIENYAEVAPGAAPLQPAPARIAAPAAPAAPAPAAAREAAPAAPKVAAPARAAAPAVAATPKPAAPPAAPAPKRAVGKGEIIAPIPGRIMAIKVQVGSRVSAGQTVVTMEAMKMENNIISPVDGTVQEIRVQKDSEVATGQVIMVIG; encoded by the coding sequence ATGAAATACAAAATTGCCATCAGCGCACAAAAGTTTGAGATAGAAATCGGTGAAATCAGGGAAGGCATCGCCCAGGTAAACGTCAACGGAGAACCCTTTGAAGTTCTGATTGAAAACTACGCCGAGGTCGCTCCCGGCGCAGCACCTTTACAGCCGGCACCGGCTCGTATTGCTGCACCGGCCGCTCCTGCGGCGCCGGCACCGGCTGCGGCCCGGGAAGCTGCTCCGGCTGCCCCCAAAGTGGCTGCACCGGCCCGTGCTGCTGCTCCGGCCGTTGCAGCCACACCAAAGCCCGCGGCTCCGCCGGCAGCCCCCGCCCCCAAGCGGGCCGTTGGGAAGGGAGAAATCATCGCTCCCATTCCCGGACGCATTATGGCCATCAAAGTTCAGGTAGGGAGCCGGGTAAGCGCAGGGCAGACCGTGGTGACCATGGAAGCCATGAAGATGGAAAACAATATTATCAGTCCCGTGGACGGCACGGTTCAGGAAATCCGGGTTCAGAAAGATTCGGAGGTCGCCACCGGCCAGGTGATCATGGTCATCGGATAG